Genomic window (Oncorhynchus masou masou isolate Uvic2021 chromosome 9, UVic_Omas_1.1, whole genome shotgun sequence):
TCACCCCCAAATCAAACGCGATTCTTCAGACGTGCGGCTTTCATTCTTGACATTGACGTAACTACCGGTTTCTTAAAGGTATGATTATGTACCTTGTCACTGGGTGTATGTTCATGCAAAATGTAAGCCTACATTTTGCAGCAGATGCTGCCTCCCAAGATTGTATTATCCAGAACCTGTGTTCATAAAGCACATCAGAGTAGGCATGCTgagctaggatcaggtctcaCCTGTCCTTATAATCATATTAATTATGGTCGATTAGGCAAAATTGATTAGCAcacctactctgagatgctttgtgaatacagaAATTATCATCTGTAACTTCAGCATAAGAAATGTCTGTAATGTGAAGTCATCAAATGTTGTCCCCTAGTTTTACATTGGATCTGATCTTTCAGCACCAATTACTTATGACTTTCTCTCTGCTCCCCACAGAAATGGTGGAGTCCATGAAGAGAGTGGCCGGGTTGGATGTGGAACTAACAGTCGAGGAGCGAAACCTACTATCAGTGGCCTACAAAAATGTCATTGGGGCGAGGAGAGCATCATGGAGGATAATCAGCAGTATTGAACAAAGGGAAGAAAACAAGGGCGGAGAAGACAAATTGAAAATGATCCGGGAATACAGGCAAACGGTGAGTAAGCCCAGAAGGATGAGTCATTCTGAGTGCATTAGTGTAGTGCGAGAGAGATCTGACATGATGAGAGAGGCATTTGAGCTGCAGCCCTCTTAAAGCAATATGGGAGCATTTCCACTGGAGAAAATGTTGAACATTATAAAATAATTTAGGCTAATTCACCTGAATGATACCATTTTGTGTATTGCTGCGTGTTGTGCCTAACATTGTGTCAGTGGCTGGTCATTTGTTtagttatttttttctctctcctgcaGGTTGAGAACGAGCTGAAGTCGATCTGTAATGACATTCTTGATGTACTGGACAAGCACCTTATTCCAGCTGCTAACACGGGAGAGTCCAAGGTCTTCTACTACAAAATGTACGAGCCTCGGCTTTTTTTGTTTGGGAATAGATGCTTGATAGATGGTTATTGCAGTTTTTTAAACAACCAGATTAAAACAGTATTCCACAAATCTAATGGCTCAAGAATAAAGCATAGAACAGGGATTGTGGTTCTTCCTGCGAAATCAGGAATTCCTGCTTTTCTAACATTTACTCCATTCGTTGATCATTGAATCGGACCTATCCCCTAGATGCTTTAGGTTGTCACGGCCCTGAGTTGGGAACATAGTTGTTTTTCACATGGACCCATGTTTTCACGGAGCCTTTGTGTCTTTTACACTATGTTGGCCCACTGATTCTTCTCTGTCTTGCTCTTCCCTCAGGAAAGGTGATTACCACAGGTATCTGGCTGAGTTTGCCACCGGGAACGACCGGAAGGAGGCTGCGGAGAACAGTTTGGTCGCCTACAAAGCTGCTAGCGACATCGCCATGATCGAACTGCCACCGACACACCCCATTCGCCTAGGCCTCGCTCTTAACTTCTCCGTATTTTACTATGAAATCCTCAATTCACCCGACCGCGCGTGCAGGCAAGTACCTCGCACCACTCTCCTCGATAGACTTCTAATTTAAGTTTCTAATTAGGCTGTTGATCATGTGTGCTCAAACGATTCAGTAACGTGACTTATTTCCTTGACACGAGTGTGACATAAGACCAGTGTTTTGTACTGCAGGTTGGCGAAGGCTGCGTTCGATGACGCCATCGCAGAGCTGGACACGCTGAGCGAAGAAAGCTACAAGGACTCCACACTAATCATGCAGTTGTTACGTGACAACCTGACACTATGGACTTCAGACATGCAGGGAGATGGTAAGCGTGAGTGAGAGCTCACCCACCTGGATTTTTCCAATGCATGGAGGAAGTTGGTACTGTTATTAATGGGGAAATTGCTGTTTGAGGGGACATGCTCAATTCCTTCATTTCTTCCAGCCTGAGATATATTTACAATATTACATTAGTTTGCCTCTGCTATTTATTTTTTGTATGACCATTACAACGTTTGTGAACGGATGCTATCCTACCAGAAAAGAGTAGCACTGTGTTTCCTATAGGTGTATGCTGTTGGTAATTCGGCTCTTTTCAGAGCTGCTGACGTGGATCATTACACACACTCTTAACGTCTCCATCCGTCTCTAACCCAACCTTCTGCCTTTCAACCTTTCACTTCCTTCTGCATTGCTTAGTGgtcccctctctgccctctagAGCTGTAGCTTCTTTAACCTTCATCTTAACGTCCaactcgtctctcctctctccttctatctgtGTAGAGTCCTAAAGGATCAAAACAGCTGTTCATTTCCCATAATCTGTACTTTGTAAGTGTTTTCTGCCCTTCCCTTGGTTTGAATCGTTTGTTCTGTCCCCCTTCACTACTAACTCACTGCAATGCCGCTCACCCATTTGGTTTGTGTCACCGGGAAAGTTGTATGTTCACACTCTGCGTGTCTTATGAATCTGTCTTTCTAcatagtgattttttttttttagcccCGGTGTATCAGTAATGCATTTAGTTTGAAGGTAACCCGGAGCGAAGGTCTTTTTCTTATGATTTCCACATGTCTTGGACATCTGACcgatttattgttttgttttttataatGGTGAGCGAGTATCGTCTTTCAGCTGGAACCATTTTTAGGTCCAGTAAAGGACAGCTCTGTAGGTAACACGGTAACTATCTTTCTCTGTGGGGCTGCGAGGTGTCTCACCAAGTTAGAACATGGGTTTGTGTGTAGAGTCTGGCGCTCTGTAGTCGCCTGCCTGATCCGTTGACGTACAGTGCTTGATCTCTGTAGCTATTGTCAGAGCCGTGTATTGTGGAGACTGGAGGACTTAACAGCATGGCACCAATTGTTGAGGCTGTGTGGGATATCCTGTCTGTCTTTGACTGGGTGACACACATCTACATCCAGTCCCATAATCGCTCtgctctgtcattctgtctgccTGGCGTCCTGTAGCATGACACAACTAGACAACTGTCTCACTAACGACGGAATGCCAGTACAATAGAGTGGCTTGTGTTGGAATAGAATACCGGGGTGCAGGTGAGTCTTGGGCAGATCTGTCGAGGGATTTAAAGATTGGATGTCACGGTGTTCGCTAGATGGCTTATAAATCTTGGAATGAGTAGGCTATGGGGAAATTGACAAATCAAACGCTTCTCAATTGTAAACGGAAGTCATCTGTCAGGTTGTCGTCAAGTAGGGCCTATATAGGACGTTTCATTTTATAGCTATTTAATTACTATAAGAGTTGTGTTTATTTGATTGAAGCGCTGCAGTAGTTCTTTTGATATGGCCTACAAGGTTGTAAATGGTGGTTGACGTTTCACTGCATGTGCTAAGATGTTTGACACACTGAATGAAACCACTGCTGGGCTCACTTCGGCCTGTCCACCTGTAACTTTGGAGATTGTAGGTTAAAACTTGCACAGGAGTAATGCAATACTTCCACAGCATCTCAATATGTTTGATGTTTGGCCACTGAGTCTGATCACCGAGACTGAGGATTGTCTCTGGTGTACATAACCTGAAAGCCCAGCCCTCACCGTCCATTTCTCTTGTTTTCAAGCAGGTGAAGAACAGAACAAAGAGGCGCTGCAAGATGTGGAGGATGAGCCCCAGTGAGACATTACAGCCAACCTtagaccccaccccacccccacacacaaaaAACTGTGGCCGCCACGCCCAAGTGACAGCGGCTCTCAGCAGCTCTCTGGCCACATGGTCTTAGAAATAATCAgtcattgttattatttttgtttttgtttttttgcccttTAATTCAATTCAAATATAAATACCACTTAATTGAGACAATAAATACAATTTTGGAAAGGCAAAGAGTCCctggtttattttatttttcttggTACACGCGGTTCTGAAAAAAAATCTTTGTTTTCATTATTGTATTGTTttaattttgttttgtttatgctCTTTCCTCAATATTTTATCAGTTGCTGGATGTattttgagatttttttttcttaATGTAATTACAGAAATTAGTTTTTATTACTGATATGTCTATTAGTTGTGGGAGCTGTAATATTTCTGTTAGTGAGAGATGCAAATCATGAATCCTTTTTACGGGCAAGTCTAAACAAAGTCCTCTTTCGTGAACCTAGTTTATCAGAGGAAGTTGGCAAAATTCTTGATATCCACGTGGAGCAAAATGCTTAACTTTTACACCATAGTGATTCTATTGTGATGTTTTGGATTGTATGTTGTGCTAAAATACTGTACTGCGAATACTTGCTGATTTCAGATGAGGGCTGGTAGCCGTAAAAATCCGAGGAAGCGTTGCGTTAAACAGACAGTTCTCGACTGGCTTCTGTTGCAAGATGACAGGTTTCTAAATAGATGATTTCAAGCCTGCATGAGTTCATTAattttctgcctctctcccctccttttatATAGCTCAATGTTTTCCTTTTCTTTTAGTTTCATTATGTGTAACTTACAGCTAATTTGTACTACTGGATATCTGACTGGAGCCACAATCTGTATTGTTCTTACTGAAACACAGCATGGAATTAACATTAAACAATCTAAATTAAACATACCGAAATGTCTGGTGTTGATTACATCAAACGATGAATTCATGCTTCTTGAATTATTTGGGGGGGGCTTTTCAAAAAGCATCGGAGTAAACCCATGGTATTGAGTTTATTTTAAAGTTTTTTTAAACGTAGTTAGAAATGACTCACAAAATGGAAGCTTGCCTGTTGGCTGTATGCCCATTTATTTACGGTGGGCCATGTTAAGACCCTGTCATTTGAGAAACACTGGTGGAAGGTTGGAGATAAAGCCCTAGTCTACTCACCACTACAGGGCTCATGGTTGGTTGGCCCCCTACACCAAATCTTTCATCAGAGCTTTCTATTGAAAGGTAAAACGTTTTGTAATGATGGATTGCATTGATTTGCTAGCAGTTGTCATATACATTGTGTTATACTTGTATACCAGTTAAGCAGGTTAATGCAGTGCATttgtatttagaccccttgattcttttccacattttgttaccttacagccttattctgaaatggattaaatacattgttttcctcatcaatctacacacaataccccataatgacaaagaaaacgGGTTTtaagaaatttttgcaaatgtataaaatataaaataaaataaaaatgaccagaaatagcttatttacacctgtggtaaattgaattgattggacataatttggaaaggcacacacctgtctatataaggtcccacagttgacagtgcgtgtcggagaaaaaaccaagccacgaggtcaaaggaattgtctgtagagcaccgagacagggttgtgttgaggcctttatggtagagtggccagacggaaggcaCCTAAAGACCATGAGAACAAGATTGAACCCATTGCCTAAAAACTTTTTACATTTAATTTTTCTACCtttaggtaggccagttgagaacaattcatttacaactgcgacctgaccaagataaagcaaagcagtgtgtctggaggaaaccttgcaccatccctacagtgaagcatggtggtggcagcatcatgatgtggatCCCCACAGCAACAgggatgaacggagcaaagtgtagacagatccttaatgaaaacctgctcaggacctccgactggggcgaaggttcatcttccaacaggacaacaaccctaagcacacagccaagacaacacagaagtggcttcaggacaggtctctgaatgtccttgagtggcccagccagagcccggacttgaatccgatctaacatctctggagagacctgaaaatagctgtgtagtgacgcaccccatccaacctgacagagcttgagaggatctacagtgaagaatgggagaaactccccaaatgcaggtgtgccaagcttgtagcgtcatacccaagaagactcaaggctgtagtctctgccaaaggtgcttcaacaaagtactgagtaaagggtttgaatgcttaagtaaatgtgatatttcagttttgaatttttaataaatgtgaagAATTTCTTAAATTGtgtttgctttgttattatggggttttgtgtgtagatagattaaggggggaaactatttaatccattttagaataaggctgtaacgtaacaaaatgtggaaagtcaaggggtctgaatactttcccgaacaCACTGTATGTGGGCCTACATTACAAGAATGTTGGCTTTGACACGTTTATTAAAATGAAAGGGGACAAATAAGCCTAAAAACACATGAATTGTCACCGTGACACCGATGACCGGTGACTGTAAGACCCTAACTGGGTTACAGGGCCCCCAGTATGAACAGCCACAGTGTCTATAAAGAAAGCCCTATCAAGTCTGGTACGTGAGATTGCTGGGCCTAGTACATCCCTTTGAGGTGCTGGTCTCGGTTTTGTTCGAACACACGTACGTCTTGAAATCATTACCAACAGTCTAGTCGTTGGAGGTGAAATGTCTGCCTCTTCTAAACGGTCCTTTTCACAATATTCCTCCATGTTATCTTTCCGAACAAACTTTCAGTTGTATTTCCAGTGTTGATAATTCAAGCGTTCATTTAAACATTGTTAATTGGAAGTGTTGATTTAAATCAGTTAATAGTGATAACTTTCAAAAATATAAGTACATTTGCTGGTCTTTTCTTGATTGTTTCTTTTATGTGAAAGTGTTTATTTTGTCATCTGACAGTTGGTTATCATGTGTCAAACACAAGACTGACTTAAACTAACGCAGAGTGAAATAGTCTTTCAGACAGGGGCACATGTTGCGCAGAATGACACACCGTCAATGTGTGATTTTGCATCTGCTTTCAATCAATACCATCAGCCGCTGGAGCTGCCCGGAGGTGACATCTGCCATGTACAGGTCACATATGCCACGTTCCATTTCCTGCAATACAGAGACACAGCCCATTGTACGTGGTCTGTAAATTGGGATTCAATATAGAATTGTCCACAACTATTTTGTAACAGGATTATACACTTCAAAGGGATTTAGATTCTCACATTTCATCCTTAAACTAGTCAGTCTAACAATTGTTTCTGCTGGGTCGGTGACTGCTGGCGAGGGCTCCTCTCAGGCCATCCACTGCGGTGGGGGGAGCCACGTTACATGATGCCATTTGATTTGGATTTACCTTGAGAGAAAGCAGTCCATCCGTGTCCTTATCAAACTTCTCAAAGAGTCTCCTGTTGAGGTTGCTTCTTCGCTTACACACTCGACAGAAACCTGCGGAGATAGCCCTGTGGAGAGAGGCTTGGCTGGGACACACAGAAAGGCACAAGAGAATGACCTCCAAAGTCCTCGCACTTCCACCAAATGAATGAAAGATAGATCTCACATTCTGAATTGATCTGGGGCACATCCATCCAACCTATTCTCCAGCTGTCTGAAGTCCATTGGCAGGTCAAAGCGACATATCTTCTTGGATGGACACACCCTTGCCTCCATTGGTTGGTGTTTACCTCTCTGTTATTGGATGAATATGACTGTCAGGATTGTTGAAGACAGTGCCAACCCTTCAGTTAGGATTCAACGCATAATAAAGCAGTCATACAGCATTCTCCAGCTCAGACAACTGTGTGCTTATGCTGTCCAGTCTCTTGTTCTCTCCTCACCGGTTATAGGGTGACGCAAGAGCAGCTCCTTTAGCACCCCCTGGAGGACAAGACGTGTGCATACAGAGGCTGAAACTCAGATGAAACTACATTAGATATTTGAGATAGGAGATCAAAGCTGATCCATTGACTGTATGTATATTGCATTGTGAGAAATAGAAAACAGGTAAGACAGTTGTATCATGATGATCCCAAACTGGGAATATGTCTGACCTCACCTGAGGGTCACATATTAATGGACTGACGGGCAGGAGTTCTGCTGGGAATATATCTGACCTCACCTGAGTGTCACATATTAATGGACTGACGGGCAGGAGTTCTGCTGGGAATATATCTGACCTCACCTGAGGGTCACATATTAATGGACTGACGGGCAGGAGTTCTGCTGGGAATATATCTGACCTCACCTGAGTGTCACATATTAATGGACTGACGGGCAGGAGTTCTGCTGGGAATATATCTGACCTCACCTGAGGGTCACATATTAATGGACTGACGGGCAGGAGTTCTGCTGGGAATATATCTGACCTCACCTGAGTGTCACATATTAATGGACTGACGGGCAGGAGTTCTGCTGGGAATATATCTGACCTCACCTGAGGGTCACATATTAATGGACTGACGGGCAGGAGTTCTGCTGGGAATACTTTCCTTCTCCTCACACTGTTTTCCTCTTCactttccccctctccacctGAGATCTGTTCATCAGACCTGGGACGGCTGTAGATCATAGTTGACATGTAAAACAGGAGACTGGTTTGATCATTAAGCATGTTGTAAACAGAGTGTACAagacattatgaacacctgctctttccatgacatagactgaccaggtgaaagctatgatcccttattgatgtcacttcttaAATCCACTAGAATTggtgtaaatgaaggggaggagacattttaaagaaggacttttaagccttgagacaattgagacatggattgtgtgtatgccattcagagggtgaatgggcaatacaaaaggtttaagtgcctttgaacggggtatggtagtaggtgccaggcacatcaagaattgtccaccatccaaaggacatccagccaacttcacacatctgtgggaagcattggagtcaacatgggcaagcagccctgtggaacgctttcgataccttatagagtccatgcccgactaattgaggctgttctgagagcaaaggGGGTtgcaactcagtattaggaaggtgtgtctaatgttttgtacactcagtcgaTGTATCTGATGTGCACAGTCAATACCTGAGTGATTCCTCTAGTGTTCAGTCTATTTGGCTAACAGAAAACACATTTGAATGGAGCCTGATTAAAAGAGGCACTTCATTCAGCTTTTTGCACTTGTTCTCTTTAATCTGCCAGTCATAACGCAGAGGAACACTCAAAGACCAGGCTCATCAGTGCTGGCAACACTTCTGCATTGGGACAAAAAATATATGCTGTTCTTTCATACAATCATTATCTGGTATACTGCAGCACTAAAACATGCCTTTTCAAAAAGTTTGTTGAGTTTTAAAAAAATGATTTGACTATTCTTGATTTCTCAGCTTTTGTACTTCAGTCCTTCTCAAAACACTGTTTTTccttgtgtgtgtaatgtgttgttttccTAGTGTGTATGGAGACTACTCccctacagtggcttgcgaaagtattcaccccccatggcatttttactattttgttgccttacaatctGGAATTAAAAGGTATTTTTGGGGGGCTTGTATCATTTGATTAACagaacatgcctaccactttgaagaagcaaaatatgttttattgtgaaacaaacaagaaatatgacaacaaaaactgaaaactttgcgtgcataactattccccccccccc
Coding sequences:
- the LOC135546184 gene encoding 14-3-3 protein epsilon-like isoform X2, whose translation is MGDRDDLVYQAKLAEQAERYDEMVESMKRVAGLDVELTVEERNLLSVAYKNVIGARRASWRIISSIEQREENKGGEDKLKMIREYRQTVENELKSICNDILDVLDKHLIPAANTGESKVFYYKMKGDYHRYLAEFATGNDRKEAAENSLVAYKAASDIAMIELPPTHPIRLGLALNFSVFYYEILNSPDRACRLAKAAFDDAIAELDTLSEESYKDSTLIMQLLRDNLTLWTSDMQGDGEEQNKEALQDVEDEPQ
- the LOC135546184 gene encoding 14-3-3 protein epsilon-like isoform X1; translation: MGDRDDLVYQAKLAEQAERYDEMVESMKRVAGLDVELTVEERNLLSVAYKNVIGARRASWRIISSIEQREENKGGEDKLKMIREYRQTVENELKSICNDILDVLDKHLIPAANTGESKVFYYKMKGDYHRYLAEFATGNDRKEAAENSLVAYKAASDIAMIELPPTHPIRLGLALNFSVFYYEILNSPDRACRLAKAAFDDAIAELDTLSEESYKDSTLIMQLLRDNLTLWTSDMQGDAGEEQNKEALQDVEDEPQ